One window of Sulfurospirillum sp. 1612 genomic DNA carries:
- the metE gene encoding 5-methyltetrahydropteroyltriglutamate--homocysteine S-methyltransferase gives MSKNYVTGFPRIGEQRELKKVLESFWAKKVPFNEVETIAKNLRQRHWEYQRNAGIDYISSNDFSLYDTMLDTSIMLNAIPKRFRDLTDETLYFTMARGDKTRIAMEMTKWFNTNYHYIVPELSLEDHYKANASKIINEYMEAKKLGIKTKINLIGPLTFLGLSKRIDGKDPYEFLGRVLPIYEEVLSRIGTLDDIITVQIDEPIFVKDLEPKVKSLIKPTYDRLSTTASNVKLIVTSYFEHANEATKILVNTPIWGLGLDFVYGEENLEVLDFIAKSGKHLIAGVVDGRNIWKNDFQKTLNLLDKISQTLGKENLIISTSCSLLHVPFSITLEKHMKEEIKNWLSFAVEKLDEITIISRLFFEEHHKHDKNLHDALRENTQANLNRRSSKRIHDDLVLQKIKNLQKFQRDGQFEERIKIQRKTLGYSDLTTTTIGSFPQTGEIRTARSQYKKNLISKKDYESCMKHYIDECIAFQEEIDLDVLVHGEPERNDMVEYFGEQLKGYGFTQNGWVQSYGSRCVKPPFIYGDISRPKPMTVEWITYAQSKTNKIIKGMLTGPVTILNWSFVRDDKPRHIVAQEIAVAISEEVDDLQNAGIKIIQIDEAAFKEGYPLRTDKIKEYEKWAVANFKLCASTARKETQIHTHMCYSEFNDIIKTIEAMDADVITIETARSGNELLKIFKKVGYKQEIGPGVYDIHSPRVPSVEEIVKQINRLLEVLPKEQLWINPDCGLKTRGWSEVKQSLENMVKAVKLVKSSL, from the coding sequence ATGTCAAAAAATTATGTAACCGGTTTCCCAAGAATCGGGGAACAAAGAGAATTAAAAAAAGTATTGGAGAGTTTTTGGGCAAAAAAAGTCCCATTTAATGAAGTCGAAACTATTGCAAAAAATCTCAGACAAAGACACTGGGAGTATCAAAGAAACGCGGGTATCGACTACATCAGTTCTAACGATTTCTCCCTTTATGACACTATGCTAGACACCAGCATCATGCTCAATGCCATCCCAAAAAGATTTCGGGATCTCACAGATGAAACGCTGTATTTTACGATGGCACGAGGTGATAAGACACGAATCGCCATGGAAATGACCAAATGGTTTAATACCAACTATCACTACATCGTTCCAGAATTATCACTTGAAGATCACTACAAAGCCAATGCTTCAAAAATCATAAACGAATATATGGAAGCCAAAAAGCTCGGTATCAAAACCAAGATAAATCTCATAGGTCCATTAACATTTTTAGGCCTATCAAAAAGGATTGATGGAAAAGATCCTTATGAATTTTTAGGCAGAGTATTGCCAATCTATGAAGAAGTACTTTCGCGTATCGGCACGCTTGATGATATCATCACGGTGCAGATTGATGAGCCGATCTTTGTAAAAGATTTGGAACCAAAAGTGAAAAGTCTCATCAAACCGACCTATGACAGGCTCTCAACTACGGCTTCCAATGTGAAGCTCATCGTCACAAGTTACTTTGAGCATGCAAACGAAGCCACAAAAATATTGGTCAATACTCCGATATGGGGACTTGGCCTTGATTTCGTATATGGAGAGGAAAATCTCGAAGTGCTTGATTTTATTGCAAAAAGCGGCAAACATCTGATAGCGGGCGTGGTTGATGGGCGAAATATCTGGAAAAATGATTTTCAAAAAACCCTGAATTTGCTAGATAAAATCTCGCAAACACTCGGCAAAGAAAATCTTATTATCAGCACCTCATGTTCACTTTTACATGTACCTTTTAGTATAACTCTTGAGAAACATATGAAGGAAGAAATAAAAAATTGGCTTAGTTTTGCCGTTGAAAAACTGGATGAAATCACTATAATCTCAAGGCTGTTTTTCGAGGAACATCATAAACATGACAAAAATCTACATGACGCTTTAAGAGAAAATACGCAAGCCAACCTCAACAGACGAAGCTCCAAACGCATACATGATGATCTCGTCTTACAAAAAATCAAGAATCTTCAAAAATTTCAACGGGACGGACAATTTGAAGAGCGAATCAAAATCCAGAGAAAAACCTTGGGGTATAGCGATTTAACAACTACAACCATCGGCTCATTTCCTCAAACCGGCGAGATAAGGACAGCAAGAAGCCAGTACAAAAAGAATCTCATATCAAAAAAGGATTATGAATCGTGCATGAAACATTACATCGATGAGTGTATCGCATTTCAAGAAGAGATAGATTTGGATGTTTTGGTACACGGAGAGCCGGAACGAAATGACATGGTTGAGTATTTTGGAGAACAACTCAAGGGGTATGGCTTCACTCAAAACGGATGGGTACAAAGCTATGGAAGTCGATGCGTCAAACCCCCTTTTATTTACGGAGATATCAGCAGGCCTAAACCGATGACGGTTGAGTGGATAACTTATGCACAAAGCAAAACGAACAAAATCATAAAAGGGATGCTCACAGGCCCTGTTACGATACTCAACTGGTCTTTTGTACGAGATGATAAGCCCCGACATATAGTAGCCCAGGAGATTGCTGTTGCCATCAGTGAGGAAGTTGATGACTTACAAAATGCCGGTATCAAAATCATCCAGATTGATGAAGCTGCTTTTAAAGAAGGGTATCCTCTTCGAACTGACAAAATAAAAGAGTATGAAAAGTGGGCTGTGGCAAACTTCAAACTTTGTGCTTCTACAGCCCGCAAAGAAACTCAAATCCACACACACATGTGTTATAGCGAGTTTAATGATATCATCAAAACGATTGAAGCTATGGATGCCGATGTCATCACAATAGAAACTGCACGAAGCGGCAATGAGCTTTTGAAAATCTTTAAAAAAGTCGGATACAAACAAGAGATAGGACCCGGAGTTTATGATATTCACTCTCCACGCGTTCCAAGTGTGGAGGAAATCGTCAAACAAATCAACCGATTACTTGAAGTGCTGCCAAAAGAACAGCTATGGATCAATCCTGATTGCGGACTGAAGACCAGAGGCTGGAGCGAAGTAAAACAGAGTTTGGAAAATATGGTCAAAGCGGTAAAACTTGTGAAAAGCTCGCTTTAG
- a CDS encoding abortive infection family protein, whose product MEKLKVLIEQYGRWKPLEEYLLRIETFVDSDFGSALENAKSLLESISKEICSEKGIELNSTESIGGSLKQAYKAIGFKGGDLEVQLSTSIANIGQQMGNLRNEIGATSHGRTMQELQIRNDGIDELTKEFLINTTILTASFLIKSFENENPRVKQNIEKIHYEQEEEFNEFWDEMYGDFSMTEDYTYPASEVLYNIDYSAYKTEHTNFMTSERDIEDE is encoded by the coding sequence ATGGAAAAGTTAAAAGTTTTAATCGAACAATATGGTAGGTGGAAACCACTAGAAGAATACTTATTACGAATTGAAACTTTTGTAGATAGTGATTTTGGCTCAGCTTTAGAGAATGCAAAATCTCTCTTAGAGTCCATATCTAAAGAAATTTGTAGTGAAAAAGGTATAGAGTTAAATTCCACAGAGAGTATTGGTGGTTCATTAAAACAAGCCTATAAGGCTATAGGTTTTAAGGGAGGAGACTTAGAAGTACAATTGTCAACTTCCATTGCAAATATTGGTCAACAGATGGGTAATTTAAGAAATGAAATAGGTGCTACATCTCATGGCAGAACTATGCAAGAACTTCAAATTAGAAATGATGGCATAGATGAATTAACAAAAGAATTTTTAATCAATACAACAATACTTACAGCTAGTTTTTTAATTAAAAGTTTTGAAAATGAAAATCCTAGAGTCAAGCAAAATATAGAAAAAATCCATTATGAACAAGAAGAAGAGTTTAATGAGTTTTGGGATGAAATGTATGGTGATTTTTCTATGACTGAGGATTATACTTATCCTGCAAGTGAGGTTTTATATAACATTGACTATTCAGCATATAAAACTGAGCATACTAACTTTATGACTAGCGAAAGAGATATTGAAGATGAATAA
- the groES gene encoding co-chaperone GroES, which translates to MTFKPLGERVLLQRIEEPKKTATGIIIPDNAKEKPLSAEVISISKEIEDEGIIKVGDKVIFAKYAGTELNLDGKEYLVMNKDDILGIL; encoded by the coding sequence ATGACTTTTAAACCATTAGGAGAAAGAGTTCTTCTTCAAAGAATTGAAGAACCAAAAAAAACTGCAACAGGTATCATTATACCTGACAATGCAAAAGAAAAACCTTTAAGCGCGGAGGTGATTTCTATCAGTAAAGAAATCGAAGACGAAGGCATCATCAAAGTGGGAGACAAGGTTATCTTTGCCAAGTATGCAGGCACAGAATTAAACCTGGATGGCAAAGAATATTTAGTAATGAACAAAGATGATATCTTAGGTATTTTATAA
- a CDS encoding DMT family transporter, whose product MRFLPVIAFFALGIIWGSNFIYMKLAAHLISPMQVVFFRILFGFIPVLLYAYYSKVLSLSHLKHFRHFIIMALLAAVIYYFGFVKGSFLLPSGVAGVLSGAIPLFSFLLSIIFLKDEKTDKFGFLGLLLGFLGVVTISGIFTWHVESLSIKGIVYMLSGSLSVGASFVYAKKYIMPLRIPVVALTTYQLGFALLILLFITDFDGINRVWSDANTAVGLVLGLGLLGTGLAYIIYYYLIEKFGSIKAASVTYLPPVVALFIGVVIVGEDINWVDYISAGLIFLGVYFINRKKSR is encoded by the coding sequence ATGAGATTTCTCCCTGTCATTGCATTTTTTGCGCTTGGGATTATCTGGGGCAGCAATTTTATCTACATGAAATTGGCAGCTCATTTGATTAGTCCGATGCAAGTGGTGTTTTTTAGGATACTTTTTGGGTTTATTCCGGTACTTTTGTATGCGTATTATTCAAAAGTTCTCTCTTTATCGCACTTGAAGCATTTTAGGCATTTTATTATCATGGCATTGCTTGCAGCGGTTATATATTATTTTGGTTTTGTCAAAGGCTCCTTTTTGCTGCCATCGGGTGTAGCCGGTGTACTGAGCGGTGCGATACCGCTTTTCTCGTTTTTGCTTTCCATCATATTTTTAAAAGATGAAAAAACGGATAAATTTGGTTTCTTAGGATTGCTGCTTGGGTTTTTAGGGGTTGTCACCATCAGCGGTATTTTCACCTGGCATGTGGAATCTCTTAGTATAAAAGGTATCGTTTATATGCTATCTGGCTCACTTAGTGTTGGGGCATCGTTTGTTTATGCTAAAAAATATATCATGCCGCTCAGGATTCCAGTAGTCGCACTGACAACATATCAGTTGGGGTTTGCATTGCTTATATTGCTCTTTATTACAGATTTTGATGGTATCAATCGTGTGTGGAGTGATGCCAATACTGCGGTGGGTTTAGTGCTGGGTTTGGGGCTTTTAGGTACAGGCTTGGCCTATATTATCTATTATTATCTGATTGAGAAGTTCGGTTCCATCAAAGCCGCTTCGGTTACATATTTACCGCCGGTTGTGGCGCTTTTTATCGGTGTTGTTATCGTAGGCGAAGATATAAACTGGGTCGATTATATCTCCGCAGGGTTGATCTTTTTAGGAGTCTATTTTATCAATAGAAAAAAGAGCCGATAA
- a CDS encoding type I restriction-modification system subunit M, with protein MAKLAHNDLKKVEKLSQKEKQEESLEKQLWKAADKLRKNIDAAEYKHVVLGLVFLKYISDSFEELHNKLKSGEGEYVGADPEDKDEYKAENVFFVPPAARWNYLLSNAKLPNIGKIVDEAMDVVEKDNPSLKGVLPKVYARDNLDSKALGGLIDLIGNIALGDAKARSADVLGHVFEYFLGEFALAEGKQGGQFYTPKSVVELLVKMLEPCKGRVFDPCCGSGGMFVQSEKFVKEHQGKINDISIYGQESNQTTWRLAKMNLAIRGIDSSQVKWNNEGSFLNDAHKDLKADFIIANPPFNVSDWSGDLLRNDGRWKYGTPPEGNANYAWIQHFLYHLSPTGTAGFVLAKGSLTSNTSNEGEIRKALIEANLVDAIVNLPAKLFLNTQIPASIWFMKRGKTTKDILFIDARNMGHLINRRTKELSHEDTNHIAKVYHDWKSGNSEYEDIKGFCKSASLDEVKELNYVLTPGRYVGLEEVDDEFDFKERFTSLQAELKEQIKEEQILNQRINDNLAKVVIDE; from the coding sequence ATGGCAAAACTAGCGCATAATGATTTGAAAAAAGTTGAAAAGTTGTCCCAAAAAGAGAAGCAAGAAGAATCACTAGAGAAACAATTATGGAAAGCAGCTGATAAGCTACGAAAAAACATCGATGCGGCGGAGTACAAACATGTCGTATTGGGACTTGTGTTTTTAAAGTATATTTCTGATAGTTTTGAAGAGCTTCACAATAAACTAAAATCTGGTGAAGGTGAGTATGTTGGAGCAGACCCCGAAGACAAAGATGAATATAAAGCGGAAAATGTATTTTTCGTCCCTCCTGCTGCTAGATGGAACTACTTACTTTCAAATGCAAAACTTCCAAATATCGGGAAAATTGTCGATGAAGCTATGGATGTTGTAGAAAAAGACAATCCATCACTAAAAGGGGTACTGCCAAAAGTCTATGCAAGAGACAACTTAGATAGTAAAGCACTGGGCGGGCTTATCGACCTTATAGGAAACATTGCCCTTGGTGATGCCAAAGCAAGAAGTGCTGATGTACTTGGTCATGTATTTGAATACTTTTTAGGTGAGTTTGCACTAGCTGAGGGCAAACAAGGGGGACAGTTTTATACGCCAAAAAGTGTCGTTGAACTTCTTGTAAAAATGTTAGAGCCCTGCAAAGGTAGAGTGTTTGATCCTTGTTGTGGTAGTGGTGGTATGTTTGTACAATCTGAAAAGTTTGTAAAAGAACACCAAGGCAAGATAAACGATATATCTATCTATGGTCAAGAGTCAAACCAAACCACATGGCGTCTAGCAAAGATGAATCTTGCCATTCGTGGAATAGACAGCTCTCAAGTAAAATGGAACAATGAAGGCTCATTTTTAAACGATGCCCACAAAGATTTAAAAGCTGATTTTATCATCGCAAATCCACCTTTTAATGTAAGTGATTGGAGTGGTGATCTCCTGCGAAATGATGGAAGATGGAAATATGGAACTCCACCAGAGGGAAATGCAAACTACGCTTGGATACAACACTTCCTCTATCACTTGAGCCCAACTGGAACAGCAGGATTTGTACTAGCAAAAGGGAGCCTCACTTCTAACACATCAAATGAGGGAGAGATTAGAAAAGCTCTTATAGAAGCTAATTTAGTTGATGCAATAGTAAACCTCCCTGCAAAACTCTTTTTAAATACTCAAATTCCAGCGAGCATTTGGTTTATGAAAAGAGGAAAAACTACTAAAGACATTCTTTTTATAGACGCTCGAAATATGGGGCATCTTATCAACAGACGAACAAAAGAGTTAAGTCATGAAGATACAAACCACATAGCTAAGGTTTATCATGATTGGAAGAGTGGAAATAGTGAGTATGAAGATATAAAAGGTTTTTGTAAATCAGCTTCATTAGATGAAGTAAAAGAGCTAAACTATGTACTAACCCCTGGGCGATATGTAGGACTTGAAGAGGTAGATGATGAATTTGATTTTAAAGAGAGATTTACTAGCTTGCAAGCTGAGCTTAAAGAGCAGATAAAAGAGGAACAAATACTAAATCAAAGGATAAATGATAACTTGGCAAAGGTTGTTATTGATGAGTGA
- the groL gene encoding chaperonin GroEL (60 kDa chaperone family; promotes refolding of misfolded polypeptides especially under stressful conditions; forms two stacked rings of heptamers to form a barrel-shaped 14mer; ends can be capped by GroES; misfolded proteins enter the barrel where they are refolded when GroES binds) encodes MAKEIHYSDKARNSLYEGVKKLNDAVKVTMGPRGRNVLLQKSFGAPSITKDGVSVAKEIELANTLENMGAQLVKEVASKTADQAGDGTTTATILAHAIFKEGLRNITAGANPIEVKRGMDKASEAIMGELKKIAKEVKNKTEIAQVATISANSDAIIGELIAEAMDKVGKDGVITVEEAKGINDELDVVEGMQFDRGYLSPYFATNTEKMETKLENPYILLYDKKVSNLKDLLPVLEQVQKSGKPLLIIAEDIEGEALATLVVNKLRGVLNIAAVKAPGFGDRRKAMLEDIAILTGGEVISEELGRNLESATMDDLGVASSIVIDKDNTVIVNGAGDKAKIEARVAQIKAQIVETSSDYDKEKLQERLAKLSGGVAVIKVGAATETEMKEKKDRVDDALSATKAAVEEGIVVGGGVALIMANSKVNLKLTGDEAIGAAIVSRAITAPLRQIAENAGFDSGVVINKIKESTVKNIGFDAASGNYVNMFEAGIVDPVKVERIALKNAVSVASLLLTTEATVTDIKEEKAAPAMPDMSGMGGMGGMGGMM; translated from the coding sequence ATGGCAAAAGAAATACATTACTCAGACAAAGCAAGAAATTCACTTTATGAAGGTGTTAAAAAATTAAATGATGCCGTAAAAGTAACGATGGGGCCAAGAGGACGAAATGTCCTGTTGCAAAAGAGTTTTGGTGCTCCTAGCATCACAAAAGACGGTGTTTCTGTTGCAAAAGAAATCGAGCTGGCAAATACTTTGGAAAATATGGGTGCGCAACTGGTTAAAGAAGTCGCTTCTAAGACGGCAGATCAAGCAGGAGATGGTACCACGACTGCAACTATTTTAGCTCATGCAATATTTAAAGAAGGTCTTAGAAATATCACAGCCGGAGCCAATCCGATCGAAGTCAAAAGAGGCATGGATAAAGCAAGTGAAGCGATTATGGGTGAACTCAAAAAAATCGCAAAAGAAGTAAAAAACAAAACTGAAATCGCACAAGTTGCGACTATCTCGGCAAACTCTGATGCCATCATCGGTGAGCTTATAGCAGAGGCTATGGACAAAGTCGGCAAAGACGGCGTCATCACAGTAGAAGAGGCAAAAGGCATCAATGACGAACTCGATGTCGTAGAAGGCATGCAATTTGACAGAGGCTACTTGTCGCCTTATTTTGCAACCAATACAGAAAAGATGGAAACCAAACTGGAAAATCCATATATTTTATTGTATGATAAAAAAGTTTCCAACCTCAAAGATTTACTTCCTGTTTTAGAACAGGTTCAAAAAAGCGGAAAACCTCTTTTGATCATCGCGGAAGATATTGAAGGCGAAGCGCTTGCAACTTTGGTTGTCAATAAGCTAAGAGGCGTGCTCAACATCGCAGCGGTCAAAGCTCCTGGTTTTGGCGACAGAAGAAAAGCAATGCTAGAAGATATCGCGATTTTAACAGGCGGTGAAGTGATCAGTGAAGAACTAGGTAGAAATCTAGAAAGCGCGACCATGGACGACCTTGGTGTGGCTTCATCTATCGTGATTGACAAAGACAATACCGTCATCGTAAATGGTGCCGGAGATAAGGCCAAGATAGAAGCGAGAGTTGCTCAAATCAAAGCACAAATCGTTGAAACCTCTAGCGATTATGATAAAGAAAAACTACAAGAGCGACTGGCTAAACTAAGTGGCGGCGTAGCGGTCATCAAAGTAGGTGCAGCAACAGAAACAGAGATGAAAGAGAAAAAAGACAGGGTTGATGACGCACTGAGCGCTACCAAAGCAGCTGTCGAAGAAGGTATTGTTGTAGGTGGCGGTGTCGCTCTTATTATGGCAAATTCAAAAGTGAATTTAAAACTTACAGGTGATGAAGCAATCGGCGCGGCTATCGTAAGCCGGGCGATCACAGCCCCCCTAAGACAGATTGCTGAAAATGCAGGATTTGACTCAGGCGTCGTGATCAACAAGATCAAAGAAAGTACAGTTAAAAATATCGGTTTTGATGCAGCAAGCGGTAACTATGTCAATATGTTTGAAGCGGGAATCGTAGATCCTGTTAAAGTTGAGAGAATCGCACTGAAAAATGCGGTTTCAGTTGCTAGCTTATTATTAACTACTGAAGCTACCGTTACAGATATAAAAGAAGAAAAAGCAGCTCCTGCGATGCCGGATATGAGTGGCATGGGCGGCATGGGCGGCATGGGCGGCATGATGTAA
- a CDS encoding restriction endonuclease subunit S has protein sequence MGEWIQYRIGDIGNFSYGKMPKKDKLNSGNYPTFSGYKYQYTYPEFNCNKGDLIVVARGVGGTGDVKVIKEDCFLTNLSLKMDFDKNIVDNKFIYYYYAIETLRYLDSGSAQSQITINDLSDAFITLPPLEEQKAIAEVLSSLDDKIDLLHRQNKTLEELAQTLFRQWFKESDFNSTIGNIVNLQSGYAFKSKDFQDFGNNLVIKIKNISNSIVNISESDFIDDNVAIRTDEKFKINSGDILFAMTGAEIGKMGIVPNTDKNLWLNQRVGMLREKFNGACFLAYLHLTSEFGYDYIINTASGSAQPNISATDIENCPFAELDKDEIEKYSKIISPMFEKIIFSLGQIKTLENMRDTLLPKLMSGEVKVNY, from the coding sequence ATGGGTGAGTGGATACAATATAGAATAGGCGATATTGGTAACTTTTCATATGGGAAAATGCCCAAAAAAGATAAATTAAATTCGGGGAATTATCCAACATTTTCGGGATATAAATATCAATACACTTATCCTGAATTTAATTGTAATAAAGGTGATTTAATTGTAGTTGCAAGGGGTGTTGGTGGAACAGGTGATGTGAAAGTTATTAAAGAAGATTGCTTTCTTACTAATCTATCGCTTAAAATGGATTTTGACAAAAATATTGTTGATAATAAATTTATTTATTATTACTATGCTATTGAAACTTTAAGATACTTAGATAGTGGGTCTGCACAATCTCAAATTACAATTAATGATTTAAGTGACGCTTTTATTACACTTCCACCATTAGAAGAACAAAAAGCAATAGCAGAAGTTTTAAGCTCTCTTGATGATAAAATCGACCTTCTCCACCGCCAAAACAAAACCCTTGAAGAGCTAGCACAAACACTTTTTAGACAATGGTTTAAAGAGTCTGATTTTAACTCAACTATTGGTAATATTGTTAATCTTCAAAGTGGTTACGCTTTTAAAAGTAAAGATTTTCAAGATTTTGGAAATAATTTAGTAATAAAAATAAAAAATATTTCAAATTCAATAGTTAATATATCTGAAAGTGATTTTATAGATGACAATGTTGCAATAAGAACTGATGAGAAATTTAAAATAAATAGTGGTGATATTCTTTTTGCTATGACTGGTGCTGAAATTGGGAAAATGGGAATAGTCCCAAATACTGATAAAAATTTATGGCTAAATCAACGAGTTGGTATGTTACGGGAGAAATTTAATGGTGCGTGCTTTCTTGCCTATTTGCACTTAACATCAGAATTTGGTTATGACTATATTATAAATACAGCTTCAGGAAGTGCTCAACCAAATATTAGTGCAACGGATATAGAGAATTGTCCTTTTGCAGAATTAGATAAAGATGAAATAGAAAAGTATTCAAAAATAATATCTCCTATGTTTGAAAAAATCATTTTTAGTTTGGGCCAAATCAAAACTCTTGAAAATATGAGAGATACACTTTTGCCTAAGCTTATGAGTGGTGAAGTTAAGGTTAATTATTAA